A genomic window from Ascaphus truei isolate aAscTru1 chromosome 1, aAscTru1.hap1, whole genome shotgun sequence includes:
- the LOC142476063 gene encoding C-C motif chemokine 21-like produces the protein MALQASLIFLIIASAWAITQVSGANSDHPDCCLQVSYTKIPYNKVERYIEQSPSNGCYIEAVVFVTHRKKFLCAPPNEPWVKQLIKRLDKKRKGKHHQ, from the exons ATGGCTCTCCAGGCTTCTCTCATCTTCCTCATCATCGCTTCCGCCTGGGCAATAACCCAAG TGTCCGGTGCCAACTCGGATCACCCTGACTGCTGCCTACAAGTGAGTTATACCAAGATACCCTACAACAAAGTGGAACGGTATATTGAGCAAAGTCCATCAAACGGCTGCTACATCGAGGCCGTTGT GTTCGTCACTCACAGAAAGAAATTCCTCTGTGCACCCCCTAATGAGCCTTGGGTGAAACAGCTAATCAAGAGATTAGACAAGAAGAGAAAG GGCAAGCATCACCAGTGA